TTTGCCCATACAACCCAAAGCTAAAGTTGGAGGACATTTATATTTATGACACCACTTTAAGAGATGGGGAACAAACTCCAGGGGTTTGTTTTACAAAAGAACAGAAATTAGAAATAGCAAGAAAATTAGATGAATTAGGGATAAAACAGATAGAAGCAGGGTTTCCAGTAGTTTCAAAGAAAGAGGCAGAATGCGTAAAAGCAATTGCAAATGAAGGTTTAGATGCAGAGATATTGGCATTGTCAAGAGTTTTAAAGGAAGACATTGACAGAGCATTGGATTGTGATGTAGATGGGATAATTACATTCATCGCAACGTCTCCACTGCATCTAAAATATAAATTAAAAAAATCATTGGAAGAAGTTGAAGAAATGGGAATGAGGGCTATTGAGTATGCAAAAGACCATGGGTTGTTTGTGGCATTTTCAGCGGAGGATGCAACAAGAACACCAATTGAAGATTTAATAAGAATTCACAAAAATGCAGAAGAGCATGGAGCAGATAGAGTGCATATAGCAGATACTACTGGTTGTGCAACACCACAAAGTATGGAGTTTATATGCAGTGAGTTAAAGAAAAACCTCAAAAAAGCCCACATAGGCGTTCACTGCCACAATGACTTTGGATTTGCGGTAATTAACTCAATTTATGGGTTAATTGGGGGAGCTAAAGCCGTCTCAACAACCGTAAATGGTATTGGAGAGAGGGCAGGAAATGCATCATTAGAAGAACTAATCATGGCATTAATAACATTATATGATGTTAAATTGGACTTGAACCTTGAGGTTTTAACAGAACTTTCAAAAATGGTTGAGGAGTATTCAGGCATCAAATTGCCAAAAAATAAGCCAATTGTTGGGGAAATGGTATTTTATCATGAAAGTGGTATCCACGTAGATGCGGTTATTGAAAACCCATTAACTTATGAGCCATTTTTACCAGAGGTTATTGGGCAAAAGAGAAAAATTGTCCTTGGGAAGCACTCTGGTTGTAGGGCAATAGCATATAAGTTAAAAGAAATGGGTATTGAAGTTAGTAGAGAAGAGTTATGCGAGATTGTAAAGAGAGTCAAGGAAACAAGGGAGAAGGGAATTTTCATTGATGATGAAGTGTTTAAGAAAATCGTTGAGGAAGTAATAAGGAAATAGATGAGTGCAAATAATGTGAATAATCTATATGGCTCCGGATGCTATCAAAGAATTAAGTTATAAATGTGACATAGAAAAGAAATAATAAATATGTCATTAACAACCTTAATAACAAAATCAAAATAAAAAGTTATTAATAATAGTTTTT
The sequence above is a segment of the Methanotorris igneus Kol 5 genome. Coding sequences within it:
- a CDS encoding homocitrate synthase family protein, whose protein sequence is MEWKAVCPYNPKLKLEDIYIYDTTLRDGEQTPGVCFTKEQKLEIARKLDELGIKQIEAGFPVVSKKEAECVKAIANEGLDAEILALSRVLKEDIDRALDCDVDGIITFIATSPLHLKYKLKKSLEEVEEMGMRAIEYAKDHGLFVAFSAEDATRTPIEDLIRIHKNAEEHGADRVHIADTTGCATPQSMEFICSELKKNLKKAHIGVHCHNDFGFAVINSIYGLIGGAKAVSTTVNGIGERAGNASLEELIMALITLYDVKLDLNLEVLTELSKMVEEYSGIKLPKNKPIVGEMVFYHESGIHVDAVIENPLTYEPFLPEVIGQKRKIVLGKHSGCRAIAYKLKEMGIEVSREELCEIVKRVKETREKGIFIDDEVFKKIVEEVIRK